Proteins encoded in a region of the Cytobacillus pseudoceanisediminis genome:
- the rplJ gene encoding 50S ribosomal protein L10 has product MSSVIEQKKQIVEEIADKLKSSLSTVVVDYRGLTVAEVTELRKQLREAGVEFKVYKNSMTRRAAEAAELSGLNEALTGPNAIAFSTEDVVAPAKILNDFAKKHEALEIKAGVIEGNVASVEDIKALAELPSREGLLSMLLSVLQAPIRNLALAAKAVADQKEEQGA; this is encoded by the coding sequence ATGAGCAGCGTTATCGAACAAAAGAAACAAATCGTAGAAGAAATTGCTGATAAGCTTAAATCAAGTTTATCAACAGTTGTTGTTGACTACCGTGGTCTTACTGTTGCTGAAGTTACTGAACTTCGTAAACAGCTTCGTGAAGCTGGCGTGGAATTCAAAGTATACAAGAATTCAATGACTCGCCGTGCTGCTGAAGCTGCTGAACTTTCGGGTTTAAACGAAGCTTTAACTGGACCTAACGCAATCGCGTTCAGCACAGAAGATGTAGTTGCTCCAGCGAAAATCCTTAATGATTTCGCGAAAAAGCATGAAGCACTTGAAATTAAAGCAGGTGTAATCGAAGGAAATGTCGCTTCAGTAGAAGATATCAAAGCTCTTGCTGAACTACCATCACGCGAAGGCTTGCTTTCTATGCTACTCAGCGTACTTCAAGCACCTATCCGCAATCTTGCTCTTGCTGCAAAAGCTGTTGCAGATCAAAAAGAAGAACAAGGCGCGTAA
- the rpmG gene encoding 50S ribosomal protein L33, with protein sequence MTKKVILACSVCGSRNYSTAGKNDSARLELKKFCSTCSAHTIHKETK encoded by the coding sequence ATGACTAAAAAGGTAATTTTGGCTTGCTCTGTATGTGGTTCCAGAAATTATTCCACTGCGGGCAAAAATGATTCTGCAAGGCTGGAACTGAAGAAGTTCTGCAGCACATGCAGCGCTCATACGATCCATAAAGAAACAAAGTGA
- the rplA gene encoding 50S ribosomal protein L1, giving the protein MGGYSAKTTIKEEIKMAKKGKKYAEAVKLVDSSKAYPIAEAIELAKKTNFAKFDATVEVAFRLGVDPKKADQQIRGAVVLPNGTGKTQRVLVFAKGEKAKEAEAAGADFVGDSEYINKISQGWFDFDVIVATPDMMGEVGKLGRVLGPKGLMPNPKTGTVTFDVQKAVNEIKAGKVEYRVDKAGNIHVPIGKVSFEDEKLVENFNTIFDTMMKVKPAAAKGTYMKNVSVTSTMGPGVKVDPSSVAVK; this is encoded by the coding sequence GTGGGAGGTTATTCCGCTAAAACCACAATCAAGGAGGAAATAAAAATGGCTAAAAAAGGTAAGAAATACGCAGAAGCTGTGAAGCTTGTTGATTCTTCAAAAGCTTACCCAATTGCTGAGGCGATTGAACTTGCGAAGAAAACTAATTTTGCAAAATTTGATGCAACTGTTGAGGTAGCATTCCGTCTAGGAGTTGACCCTAAGAAAGCTGACCAGCAAATCCGTGGAGCAGTTGTTCTTCCAAACGGAACTGGTAAAACTCAGCGCGTTCTTGTTTTCGCTAAGGGTGAAAAAGCGAAAGAAGCAGAAGCTGCTGGAGCAGATTTCGTAGGTGATTCTGAATACATCAACAAAATCAGCCAAGGCTGGTTCGACTTTGATGTAATCGTTGCTACACCTGACATGATGGGTGAAGTTGGTAAACTTGGCCGCGTATTAGGACCTAAAGGCTTAATGCCAAACCCTAAGACTGGCACAGTTACTTTTGACGTTCAAAAAGCAGTTAACGAAATCAAAGCAGGTAAAGTTGAATACCGTGTTGACAAAGCTGGTAACATCCACGTGCCAATCGGTAAAGTATCTTTCGAAGACGAAAAGCTTGTTGAAAACTTCAACACTATTTTCGATACAATGATGAAAGTGAAGCCTGCTGCTGCTAAAGGAACTTACATGAAGAACGTTTCTGTTACTTCTACTATGGGACCTGGCGTAAAAGTAGATCCTTCATCTGTTGCAGTAAAATAA
- the cysE gene encoding serine O-acetyltransferase → MFARMKEDIEVVFEQDPAARSYLEVVLTYSGLHAVWSHRIAHALFKRKFYFLARVVSQVSRFFTGIEIHPGAKIGRRFFIDHGMGVVIGETCEIGDNVTVFQGVTLGGTGKEKGKRHPTIKDNALIATGAKVLGSITIGENSKIGAGSVVLHEVPPNSTVVGIPGRVKVRDGVKISKDLNHCDLPDPIADRFKELEKELQELKGEVETLRKERSQIHGHSNL, encoded by the coding sequence ATGTTTGCAAGAATGAAGGAAGATATCGAAGTGGTATTTGAACAGGATCCGGCAGCAAGAAGTTATTTGGAAGTAGTATTAACATACTCAGGATTGCATGCTGTCTGGTCGCATCGCATAGCCCACGCACTTTTTAAAAGGAAGTTTTATTTTCTTGCAAGAGTTGTTTCCCAGGTCAGCCGCTTTTTCACAGGAATTGAAATTCACCCTGGAGCTAAGATCGGCAGACGCTTTTTTATCGACCATGGCATGGGGGTTGTCATCGGGGAAACTTGTGAAATCGGTGATAATGTAACTGTTTTCCAGGGTGTGACACTTGGGGGAACCGGAAAGGAAAAAGGCAAGCGGCATCCTACAATTAAGGACAACGCGCTGATCGCGACTGGTGCGAAGGTTTTGGGTTCCATTACTATTGGAGAGAATTCTAAGATAGGGGCAGGCTCTGTTGTCCTTCATGAGGTTCCGCCCAATTCAACCGTAGTCGGCATTCCTGGAAGAGTGAAAGTCCGGGATGGAGTAAAAATTAGCAAGGATTTAAATCATTGTGATCTTCCCGATCCAATTGCAGACCGGTTTAAGGAATTGGAGAAGGAGCTGCAGGAATTAAAAGGCGAAGTCGAAACGTTGAGGAAAGAAAGGAGCCAGATTCATGGCCATTCAAATCTATAA
- the rplK gene encoding 50S ribosomal protein L11 — MAKKVIKLVKLQIPAGKANPAPPVGPALGQAGVNIMGFCKEFNARTAEQAGLIIPVEITVFEDRSFTFITKTPPAAVLLKKAAGIESGSGEPNRNKVATVKRDKVREIAETKMPDLNAASVEAAMRMVEGTARSMGIVIED; from the coding sequence GTGGCTAAAAAAGTAATCAAACTTGTAAAGCTGCAAATCCCTGCAGGTAAAGCAAACCCTGCACCACCAGTAGGACCGGCACTAGGTCAAGCAGGTGTTAACATCATGGGATTCTGTAAGGAATTTAACGCTCGCACAGCTGAACAAGCTGGCTTAATCATTCCTGTTGAAATCACGGTTTTTGAAGACCGTTCATTTACATTTATTACGAAAACTCCTCCTGCTGCAGTTCTTCTTAAGAAAGCGGCTGGAATCGAGTCTGGTTCTGGTGAACCAAACCGTAATAAAGTAGCAACAGTCAAGCGTGACAAGGTACGCGAGATTGCTGAAACAAAGATGCCTGATCTAAACGCTGCTAGTGTAGAAGCTGCAATGCGTATGGTTGAAGGTACTGCACGCAGCATGGGTATAGTTATCGAGGACTAA
- the rpoB gene encoding DNA-directed RNA polymerase subunit beta, with product MTGQLVQYGRHRQRRSYARISEVLELPNLIEIQTSSYQWFLDEGLREMFHDISPIEDFTGNLSLEFIDYSLGEPKYSVEESKERDVTYSAPLRVKVRLVNKETGEVKDQDVFMGDFPLMTETGTFVINGAERVIVSQLVRSPSVYFSGKLDKNGKKGFTATVIPNRGAWLEYETDAKDVVYVRIDRTRKLPVTVLLRALGFGSDQEIIDLIGDNEYIRNTLEKDNTESTEKALLEIYERLRPGEPPTVENAKSLLVSRFFDPKRYDLANVGRYKINKKLHIKNRLFGQKLAETLVDPETGEIIAEKGVTLDRRTLDRILPNLEKDIGFKTVSLLGGVVDDEVLLQSIKIYAPNEDGEKVINVIGNAYVEEAVKNISPSDIIASISYFFNLLHSVGDTDDIDHLGNRRLRSVGELLQNQFRIGLSRMERVVRERMSIQDTNTITPQQLINIRPVIASIKEFFGSSQLSQFMDQTNPLAELTHKRRLSALGPGGLTRERAGFEVRDVHYSHYGRMCPIETPEGPNIGLINSLSSFAKVNRFGFIETPYRRIDPETGKVTSRIDYLTADEEDNYVVAQANALLGDDGSFLDEEVVARFKGENTVVKRDRVDYMDVSPKQVVSAATACIPFLENDDSNRALMGANMQRQAVPLMQPEAPRVGTGMEYVSGKDSGAAVICKHEGIVEHVEAREVWVRRIQNVDGQEVKGDLDKYRMLKFIRSNQGTCYNQRPIVAVGNRVTKGEILADGPSMELGELALGRNVLVAFMTWDGYNYEDAIIMSERLVKDDVYTSIHIEEYESESRDTKLGPEEITRDIPNVGEDALRNLDERGIIRTGAEVKDGDLLVGKVTPKGVTELTAEERLLHAIFGEKAREVRDTSLRVPHGGGGIVLDVKVFNREDGDELPPGVNQLVRVYIVQKRKISEGDKMAGRHGNKGVISRILPEEDMPYLPDGTPVDIMLNPLGVPSRMNIGQVLELHLGMAARALGIHVASPVFDGAREEDVWATIEEAGMARDAKTVLYDGRSGEPFDNRVSVGVMYMIKLAHMVDDKLHARSTGPYSLVTQQPLGGKAQFGGQRFGEMEVWALEAYGAAYTLQEILTVKSDDVVGRVKTYESIVKGENVPEPGVPESFKVLIKELQSLGMDVKILSGDEEEIEMRDLEDEDDVQQAESLTIAPETQNEEQVVTKE from the coding sequence TTGACAGGTCAACTAGTTCAGTATGGACGACACCGCCAACGTAGAAGTTACGCACGAATCAGTGAAGTTTTAGAATTACCAAATCTAATCGAAATCCAAACCTCTTCTTATCAATGGTTTCTTGATGAGGGTTTACGAGAAATGTTCCATGATATTTCTCCGATTGAAGACTTTACTGGTAATTTGTCGCTTGAATTTATTGATTACAGCCTTGGCGAACCAAAATATTCCGTTGAGGAATCGAAAGAACGAGATGTTACATATTCTGCACCTTTACGTGTGAAAGTGCGTCTTGTAAACAAAGAAACAGGCGAAGTTAAAGACCAGGATGTCTTTATGGGTGACTTCCCGCTTATGACAGAGACAGGTACGTTCGTTATTAACGGAGCGGAACGTGTCATTGTATCCCAGTTAGTACGTTCACCGAGCGTATATTTCAGTGGAAAGCTTGATAAAAACGGGAAAAAAGGCTTTACAGCAACCGTAATCCCGAACCGCGGCGCTTGGCTTGAGTATGAAACAGATGCCAAAGACGTCGTATACGTCAGAATAGATCGTACTCGGAAACTGCCCGTTACGGTTCTTTTGCGTGCACTTGGGTTCGGCTCTGATCAAGAGATCATCGATTTGATTGGAGACAACGAGTACATTCGCAACACTCTTGAAAAAGATAATACTGAAAGTACAGAGAAAGCGCTGCTTGAAATTTATGAGCGCCTTCGTCCGGGCGAACCGCCAACGGTTGAAAATGCGAAAAGCTTGCTTGTCTCAAGATTTTTCGATCCAAAGCGCTATGACCTGGCGAATGTTGGACGCTATAAGATCAATAAGAAGCTTCATATCAAAAATCGCCTGTTCGGTCAAAAACTGGCTGAAACGCTTGTGGATCCAGAAACTGGCGAAATCATTGCGGAAAAAGGCGTTACGCTTGACCGCCGCACTTTAGACCGGATCCTTCCTAACCTGGAGAAGGATATCGGCTTTAAAACCGTAAGCCTTTTAGGCGGAGTTGTAGATGATGAAGTGCTGCTTCAGTCTATTAAGATTTACGCGCCTAATGAAGATGGCGAAAAAGTCATCAATGTAATTGGCAATGCTTATGTTGAAGAAGCAGTGAAAAACATTTCACCTTCTGACATCATTGCTTCAATCAGTTATTTCTTTAACCTTCTGCACTCTGTAGGAGATACAGATGATATCGACCATCTTGGAAACAGACGTCTTCGTTCAGTCGGAGAACTATTGCAGAACCAGTTCCGCATCGGTCTTTCCCGTATGGAGCGTGTGGTCCGCGAGAGAATGTCCATCCAGGATACAAATACCATTACGCCTCAGCAGCTGATTAATATCCGTCCTGTTATTGCGTCAATTAAAGAGTTCTTTGGAAGCTCGCAGTTGTCCCAGTTCATGGACCAGACAAATCCGCTCGCTGAACTGACACATAAACGCCGTCTTTCTGCGTTAGGACCTGGTGGTCTGACACGTGAACGTGCCGGCTTCGAAGTACGTGACGTTCACTACTCTCACTATGGCCGTATGTGTCCGATTGAAACGCCGGAGGGACCAAACATCGGTTTGATTAACTCCTTATCTTCATTTGCGAAGGTAAACCGTTTCGGATTTATCGAAACACCGTATCGCCGAATTGACCCTGAGACCGGAAAAGTTACATCCCGCATCGACTATCTGACAGCTGATGAAGAGGATAACTATGTAGTGGCCCAGGCGAATGCACTTCTTGGTGACGATGGCTCATTCCTTGACGAAGAAGTAGTTGCCCGTTTCAAAGGTGAAAACACAGTTGTGAAGCGAGACCGTGTTGACTACATGGATGTATCGCCTAAACAGGTAGTTTCTGCTGCGACGGCATGTATCCCATTCCTGGAAAACGATGACTCCAACCGTGCCCTGATGGGAGCGAACATGCAGCGTCAGGCTGTGCCTTTGATGCAGCCGGAAGCGCCAAGAGTTGGTACTGGTATGGAATATGTATCAGGTAAAGACTCAGGTGCTGCAGTCATCTGTAAGCATGAGGGGATCGTTGAGCACGTAGAAGCTCGCGAAGTTTGGGTTCGCCGCATTCAAAACGTGGATGGCCAGGAAGTTAAAGGCGATCTTGATAAATACAGAATGCTTAAATTCATCCGTTCCAACCAGGGAACTTGCTACAACCAGCGCCCAATCGTTGCTGTAGGCAACCGTGTAACTAAAGGAGAAATCCTTGCTGACGGACCTTCCATGGAACTTGGTGAATTAGCGCTTGGACGCAACGTTCTCGTCGCGTTTATGACATGGGATGGATATAACTACGAGGATGCGATCATTATGAGTGAGCGCCTCGTAAAAGATGATGTTTATACATCTATCCATATTGAAGAATATGAATCAGAATCACGCGATACAAAGCTTGGACCTGAAGAGATCACAAGAGATATCCCTAACGTTGGGGAAGATGCACTGCGCAATCTGGACGAACGCGGAATTATCCGCACAGGTGCGGAAGTAAAAGATGGCGACCTTCTTGTTGGTAAAGTAACTCCTAAAGGGGTAACGGAACTAACAGCTGAAGAACGGCTATTGCACGCAATCTTTGGTGAAAAAGCTCGTGAAGTCCGCGATACTTCCCTTCGTGTGCCACACGGCGGCGGCGGTATCGTACTCGATGTTAAAGTATTTAACAGAGAAGATGGAGATGAGCTTCCTCCAGGTGTTAACCAGCTTGTGCGTGTATATATCGTTCAGAAGCGTAAAATCTCTGAAGGTGACAAGATGGCCGGACGCCACGGTAACAAAGGTGTTATCTCCCGTATTTTACCGGAAGAAGACATGCCTTACCTGCCGGATGGCACCCCAGTAGACATCATGTTAAACCCTCTCGGGGTTCCATCGCGTATGAACATCGGACAGGTGCTTGAGCTTCACCTTGGTATGGCTGCCAGAGCATTGGGCATTCACGTAGCATCTCCTGTATTTGATGGTGCCCGCGAGGAAGATGTATGGGCAACGATCGAAGAAGCAGGCATGGCGCGTGATGCTAAGACTGTCCTTTATGATGGACGTTCAGGCGAGCCGTTTGACAATCGCGTATCAGTAGGTGTCATGTATATGATCAAACTGGCGCACATGGTTGACGATAAGCTCCATGCCCGTTCAACAGGACCTTACTCTCTTGTTACGCAGCAGCCATTGGGCGGTAAAGCTCAGTTTGGCGGACAGCGTTTCGGTGAGATGGAGGTTTGGGCACTTGAAGCATATGGTGCTGCCTATACACTTCAGGAAATCTTAACGGTTAAGTCCGATGACGTCGTTGGACGTGTTAAGACTTACGAATCAATCGTCAAAGGCGAGAATGTTCCTGAACCGGGCGTACCGGAATCATTCAAGGTACTAATCAAAGAACTTCAAAGTTTAGGTATGGATGTTAAGATCCTTTCTGGCGATGAAGAAGAAATTGAAATGCGCGACCTGGAAGATGAAGATGATGTTCAGCAGGCTGAATCATTGACAATCGCTCCGGAAACGCAAAATGAAGAACAGGTAGTTACGAAAGAATAA
- a CDS encoding class I SAM-dependent methyltransferase codes for MSEHYYSQTQKVESSPKTWSYTLKEYPFRFKTDNGVFSKGEVDFGSRLLIETFEEPEAEGNILDVGCGYGPIGLTAAKLMPERTVHMVDVNERALGLAKENAELNGIKNVQIYESDRLENTKGNKFAAILTNPPIRAGKKVVHDIFEQSFHSLISGGELWVVIQKKQGAPSAIDKLTELFGEVETAEKKKGYFILRAKKD; via the coding sequence ATGTCTGAACACTACTATTCCCAAACGCAAAAAGTTGAAAGCAGCCCTAAAACCTGGAGTTATACTCTAAAGGAGTATCCATTCCGATTTAAAACAGATAATGGTGTTTTTTCAAAGGGTGAAGTGGATTTTGGTTCAAGGTTATTAATTGAGACTTTTGAAGAGCCGGAAGCTGAAGGTAACATTCTTGATGTAGGCTGCGGATACGGGCCCATTGGGCTGACTGCAGCAAAGCTGATGCCTGAACGGACAGTTCATATGGTTGATGTAAATGAGAGGGCGCTTGGACTTGCGAAAGAAAATGCTGAATTGAACGGCATTAAAAATGTGCAAATCTATGAAAGTGACCGCCTTGAAAATACAAAAGGAAATAAGTTTGCGGCCATTCTGACAAACCCGCCGATCCGCGCCGGGAAAAAGGTTGTTCATGATATATTTGAACAAAGTTTTCATTCGCTGATTTCTGGAGGTGAGCTATGGGTTGTCATCCAGAAAAAGCAGGGTGCACCATCTGCCATAGATAAACTGACAGAGTTATTCGGTGAAGTAGAGACAGCAGAAAAGAAAAAAGGCTATTTTATTTTAAGAGCAAAAAAAGATTGA
- the nusG gene encoding transcription termination/antitermination protein NusG — translation MEKNWYVVHTYSGYENKVKANLEKRVESMGMQDKIFRVVVPEEEETELKNGKKKVVKRKVFPGYVLVEIVMTDDSWYVVRNTPGVTGFVGSAGSGSKPTPLLPEEVTNILKHMGVEEARFDINFEIGETVQVKEGPFANFTGTIEDIDKDKAKIKVLVNMFGRDTPVELDFSQIEKL, via the coding sequence ATGGAAAAGAATTGGTATGTTGTTCATACGTACTCCGGCTATGAAAATAAAGTCAAAGCCAATCTGGAGAAACGTGTTGAATCAATGGGTATGCAAGATAAGATCTTCCGCGTGGTAGTTCCGGAAGAAGAAGAAACAGAATTGAAAAACGGCAAGAAAAAAGTAGTGAAGCGCAAAGTCTTCCCTGGTTATGTACTAGTAGAAATCGTGATGACGGATGATTCCTGGTATGTAGTAAGAAATACTCCGGGTGTAACTGGATTCGTAGGTTCAGCAGGTTCTGGATCAAAGCCGACTCCACTATTGCCGGAAGAAGTTACGAACATCCTTAAGCATATGGGTGTTGAAGAAGCACGCTTTGATATCAACTTTGAGATCGGTGAAACAGTTCAGGTGAAAGAAGGTCCGTTTGCGAACTTCACAGGCACCATTGAAGATATTGATAAAGATAAGGCGAAGATTAAAGTGCTTGTCAACATGTTTGGCCGTGACACTCCGGTTGAACTAGATTTTTCACAGATTGAAAAACTGTAA
- the cysS gene encoding cysteine--tRNA ligase, which yields MAIQIYNTLTRQKEDFIPIEEGKVKMYVCGPTVYNYIHIGNARPPIVFDTVRRYLEFRGFDVQYVSNFTDVDDKLIRVANELGTDVPSIAERFINAYFEDVSALGCRKADVHPRVTESIDIIIEFIQTLIDKGFAYESEGDVYYHTRKFDEYGKLSHQSIDELRVGARIAVGEKKQDSLDFVLWKAAKEGEIAWESPWGQGRPGWHIECSAMARKYLGDTIDIHAGGQDLSFPHHENEIAQSEALTGKTFARYWMHNGYINIDNEKMSKSLGNFVLVHDIIQKHDPQVLRFFMLSVHYRHPINYSDELLENTRTGLERIKTSYHNLQHRKEASVNLTDNNQEWLDKITSLHEQFIQDMDDDFNTANAVSILFELSKLANYYLMEKNTAVEVIDAFTKEFETLFDVLGLSLEETNADLLDEEIEQLIEQRQQARKERNFELADKIRDQLKEMNIILEDTPQGIRWKRG from the coding sequence ATGGCCATTCAAATCTATAATACACTTACTCGTCAAAAAGAAGATTTTATTCCCATAGAAGAGGGAAAAGTGAAAATGTATGTGTGCGGTCCTACCGTTTATAACTATATCCATATAGGGAATGCGCGCCCGCCAATTGTATTTGATACTGTGCGCAGATATCTTGAATTCCGCGGCTTCGATGTTCAGTATGTATCCAATTTTACTGATGTGGATGATAAGCTGATCCGCGTAGCCAATGAACTGGGAACGGATGTTCCAAGCATCGCGGAACGATTCATTAATGCCTACTTCGAAGACGTTTCTGCACTGGGCTGCAGAAAGGCTGATGTCCACCCGAGAGTGACAGAAAGCATCGATATCATTATTGAGTTTATCCAGACATTGATTGATAAAGGCTTCGCGTATGAATCAGAAGGGGATGTTTATTACCATACCCGTAAGTTCGATGAGTACGGAAAACTGTCCCATCAGTCCATTGATGAGTTGCGGGTCGGTGCCCGCATTGCAGTCGGCGAAAAGAAACAGGATTCTCTCGACTTTGTTCTTTGGAAAGCAGCGAAGGAAGGGGAAATCGCGTGGGAGAGCCCTTGGGGACAGGGAAGGCCGGGGTGGCATATTGAGTGCTCGGCTATGGCAAGGAAATACCTCGGGGACACAATTGATATTCATGCCGGCGGACAGGATCTGTCTTTCCCGCATCATGAAAATGAGATCGCCCAATCGGAAGCATTGACAGGCAAAACGTTTGCCCGCTATTGGATGCACAATGGCTATATTAATATCGACAACGAAAAAATGTCTAAATCACTGGGGAATTTCGTCCTGGTTCATGACATTATCCAAAAGCATGACCCGCAGGTTCTAAGATTTTTCATGCTGTCCGTACATTACAGACATCCGATTAACTACAGTGATGAGCTTCTTGAAAATACCCGTACAGGGCTCGAGCGCATTAAAACGTCTTATCACAATTTGCAGCATCGCAAAGAAGCAAGTGTGAACCTGACTGATAATAATCAGGAGTGGCTGGATAAAATAACCTCTCTACATGAACAGTTCATTCAAGATATGGATGATGATTTCAATACAGCCAATGCCGTATCTATTTTGTTCGAACTGTCTAAGCTTGCGAATTATTATCTGATGGAGAAAAACACAGCTGTTGAAGTGATTGATGCTTTCACGAAAGAATTCGAAACGCTGTTTGACGTATTGGGCCTTTCTCTTGAAGAAACAAATGCTGACCTTCTGGATGAGGAAATCGAACAGCTGATTGAGCAGAGGCAGCAGGCCAGAAAAGAGCGTAATTTCGAACTGGCAGACAAAATCCGCGATCAGCTGAAAGAGATGAATATTATCCTTGAAGATACACCGCAGGGAATCAGATGGAAAAGAGGCTAA
- the secE gene encoding preprotein translocase subunit SecE codes for MQRIVNFFREVGREMKKVSWPKRKELTNYTVTVLATVTFFALFFAVIDLGISELIRLILE; via the coding sequence ATGCAGCGCATCGTGAATTTTTTCCGTGAAGTTGGCCGGGAAATGAAAAAGGTCAGCTGGCCTAAACGCAAAGAGCTGACAAACTATACTGTTACCGTTCTTGCTACGGTTACGTTCTTCGCTCTGTTTTTTGCGGTGATTGACCTGGGAATTTCTGAATTGATTCGTTTAATTCTTGAATAA
- the sigH gene encoding RNA polymerase sporulation sigma factor SigH, whose product MSADFKTIDENLIDFIQLEDEEIVELVHKGESEALDYLIHKYRNFVRAKARSYFLIGADKEDIVQEGMIGLYKAIRDFKEDKLSSFKAFAELCITRQIITAIKTATRQKHIPLNSYVSLDKPIYDEESDRTLMDVISGAKVMDPEELIINQEEFDHIEVKMSELLSDLERKVLALYLDGQSYQEISEELNRHVKSIDNALQRVKRKLERYLEVREFSL is encoded by the coding sequence GTGAGTGCTGACTTCAAGACAATCGACGAAAATCTTATAGACTTTATCCAGCTTGAGGACGAAGAAATAGTTGAGCTCGTGCATAAGGGCGAGAGTGAGGCCCTTGATTATCTGATTCATAAGTACCGCAATTTTGTCCGGGCAAAAGCAAGATCCTATTTTTTGATTGGCGCAGATAAAGAAGATATTGTACAAGAGGGAATGATCGGCTTATACAAGGCGATCCGCGATTTTAAAGAGGATAAGCTGTCTTCATTTAAAGCGTTTGCCGAACTGTGCATCACCAGGCAAATCATAACCGCCATCAAGACAGCGACCCGCCAAAAGCATATTCCGCTGAACTCTTATGTGTCTTTGGACAAGCCCATTTATGATGAGGAATCGGACAGGACGCTTATGGATGTAATCTCTGGGGCGAAGGTTATGGACCCTGAAGAGCTTATTATCAACCAGGAAGAATTTGATCACATTGAAGTGAAAATGTCAGAGCTTCTGAGTGACCTTGAACGAAAGGTGCTTGCCCTTTATTTGGATGGGCAGTCCTATCAGGAAATTTCCGAAGAACTGAACCGCCATGTTAAATCGATTGACAACGCCCTGCAGCGGGTGAAAAGAAAGCTGGAAAGATATTTGGAAGTGCGTGAATTTTCCCTATAG
- a CDS encoding Mini-ribonuclease 3, whose amino-acid sequence MLHYENKIDEKQLNSLALAYMGDAVFETYIRHHLLQNGRVRPHFLHKEATRYVSAKAQSIIIHELIDSERLTEEELAVVRRGRNAKSGSVPKNTDVQTYRYSTAFESLIGYLFLSKRQERMEELILESIHLVEKRKGGAAK is encoded by the coding sequence ATGCTTCACTATGAAAACAAAATAGATGAAAAACAATTGAATAGTCTTGCCTTGGCGTATATGGGGGATGCGGTATTTGAAACCTATATACGCCACCATCTCCTTCAGAATGGACGGGTTCGGCCCCATTTTCTCCATAAGGAGGCAACCCGATATGTTTCTGCAAAAGCCCAGTCCATAATCATTCATGAATTAATTGACTCTGAACGGCTGACGGAGGAAGAACTGGCAGTAGTCCGGAGGGGGCGAAATGCAAAGTCCGGATCGGTGCCGAAAAATACAGATGTCCAAACATACAGATACAGCACAGCTTTTGAATCTCTTATCGGCTATCTGTTTTTGTCGAAAAGACAGGAGCGGATGGAAGAGCTGATTCTGGAATCCATACATTTAGTTGAGAAAAGGAAAGGAGGAGCGGCAAAGTGA
- the rplL gene encoding 50S ribosomal protein L7/L12, with protein MTKEQIIEAVKNMTVLELNDLVKAIEEEFGVTAAAPVAVMGGAAGGDAAAEKTEFDVVLASAGDQKIKVIKVVREITGLGLKEAKELVDNTPKALKEGVSKEEAEEVKAKLEEVGAGVEVK; from the coding sequence ATGACTAAAGAACAAATCATTGAAGCAGTTAAAAATATGACTGTTTTAGAACTTAACGACTTAGTAAAAGCTATCGAAGAAGAATTTGGTGTAACTGCTGCTGCTCCTGTAGCTGTAATGGGCGGAGCTGCTGGTGGAGACGCTGCTGCTGAGAAAACTGAATTTGACGTTGTTCTTGCTTCTGCAGGCGACCAAAAAATCAAAGTTATCAAAGTGGTACGTGAAATCACAGGTCTTGGACTTAAAGAAGCAAAAGAACTTGTTGACAACACTCCAAAAGCTCTTAAAGAAGGCGTTTCTAAAGAAGAAGCTGAAGAAGTTAAAGCTAAGCTTGAAGAAGTTGGAGCTGGCGTTGAAGTTAAGTAA